The Salvelinus namaycush isolate Seneca chromosome 16, SaNama_1.0, whole genome shotgun sequence genome has a segment encoding these proteins:
- the cfap73 gene encoding coiled-coil domain-containing protein 42 yields the protein MVSLYILFGFQDFESTLRALRIRKDELIEKEGQMKEYLQKFDNFLKENEVKRCRAVRKAGRERELTNQKQVDLLTLQEETKALVKERDRLEKRVQKNAIYPHYLDKVVQASEQFQEARQVMSRYDTLMLTREDLVRTTQQNQDSTENARAQLARFTEQSNDTLLHYNNTLAQLQSQLDKARAEGMIWESRWAHIQNTAAKKTLLLGTIKMATLNLYQCVCKRAKDTGESPISPEDTVKQLEKIQTFLADLICIWEEVNKSDQPGPTGHK from the exons ATGGTCTCACTTTACATTCTGTTTGGGTTTCAGGATTTTGAGTCAACTCTCAGAGCCCTGAGAATCCGCAAGGATGAGCTCATAGAGAAGGAGGGCCAGATGAAGGAATATCTGCAGAAATTTGACAACTTTCTGAAG GAGAACGAAGTGAAACGATGTCGAGCTGTTAGGAAGGCCGGCCGAGAGAGGGAACTGACCAATCAGAAGCAGGTGGACCTGCTCACTCTCCAGGAGGAGACGAAAGCTCTCGTCAAAGAGAGGGACCGTCTGGAGAAACGAGTGCAGAAGAATGCCATATATCCCCATTACCTTGATAAAGTGGTACAGGCCAGTGAACAG TTTCAGGAGGCCAGACAGGTGATGTCTCGCTACGACACGTTGATGCTGACCCGGGAGGACCTGGTGCGGACCACCCAGCAGAACCAGGACAGCACGGAGAACGCCCGAGCCCAGCTAGCCCGCTTCACAGAGCAGAGCAATGACACCCTGCTGCACTACAACAACACTCTGGCCCAGCTACAGAGCCAGCTGGACAAGGCCCGCGCTGAGGGCATGATCTGG GAATCGAGATGGGCCCACATTCAGAACACAGCTGCAAAGAAGACACTGCTGTTGGGCACAATCAAGATGGCCACTCTTAATCTGTACCAGTGTGTGTGCAAGAGAGCGAAAGACACTGGAGAATCACCTATTTCCCCAGAGGACACTGTTAAGCAGCTGGAGAAG ATCCAGACCTTCCTAGCCGATCTGATCTGCATTTGGGAGGAGGTGAACAAGTCGGATCAGCCAGGGCCAACCGGACACAAATAG